The Episyrphus balteatus chromosome 4, idEpiBalt1.1, whole genome shotgun sequence genome includes a window with the following:
- the LOC129918329 gene encoding inactive pancreatic lipase-related protein 1, which translates to MTLPSTSILCRIFTFFFAGSPLIYSGAPRGTCDSCCPIREVKDINFYLYTNQNPTDAYQLYLSNDQRLAESNLNKSLPLVIYLHGFSETSFGDEQQSSQQIKDAFLKAGNYNVILVDYSPLAAVPWYTNSVDNVPIVGRYIARFLRYLIRSGFPKAQIHVIGFSLGAEVAGFAGQQIQEWGIVLPRITGLDPALPFFNGQSSNQRLGPADAYFVDVIHTDGGVLGNPEPLGHADFYPNDGVPLQPGCARQEIANNRWLNIIIGCSHQRAWQYFVESVASAESFPSESCEGLKEQFDNEEFCRKDMKAFMGMGADKRLRGKFYLSTREESPFGKNAPTRT; encoded by the exons ATGACACTTCCTTCAACATCGATTTTATGtcgaatttttacatttttctttg CTGGATCTCCACTCATCTACAGTGGTGCCCCACGTGGAACATGTGATAGTTGCTGTCCGATTAGAGAAGTCAAAGATATCAATTTCTACCTCTACACAAA TCAAAATCCAACCGATGCCTATCAACTCTATCTCAGCAATGATCAACGCTTAGCTGAAAGTAATTTGAATAAGTCACTTCCATTGGTGATATACCTGCACGGATTCTCAGAGACATCATTTGGCGATGAACAACAAAGTAGTCAACAAATTAAGGATG CTTTTCTCAAGGCCGGAAATTACAACGTTATCCTGGTTGATTATAGTCCACTTGCAGCAGTGCCATGGTACACAAACTCAGTGGATAACGTTCCAATAGTTGGACGTTATATTGCTCGCTTCTTGCGCTACCTCATCCGTTCGGGCTTCCCTAAGGCACAGATTCATGTGATTGGCTTCAGTTTGGGTGCCGAAGTTGCTGGCTTTGCTGGGCAACAAATTCAGGAATGGGGAATTGTGCTGCCAAGGATAACag gtttagATCCGGCCCTGCCATTTTTCAACGGACAAAGTTCGAACCAGAGACTTGGGCCAGCAGACGCATACTTTGTCGATGTCATTCACACGGACGGAGGAGTGCTGGGGAATCCGGAGCCACTGGGACATGCTGATTTCTATCCAAATGATGGAGTGCCATTACAGCCAGGATGTGCCAGGCAGGAGATAGCCAATAATCGTTGGTTGAACATTATAA TTGGATGCAGTCACCAAAGAGCTTGGCAGTATTTTGTTGAATCTGTGGCCTCTGCAGAGTCATTTCCATCTGAAAGTTGTGAGGGTTTAAAGGAACAATTTGACAATGAAGAATTTTGTCGAAAGGATATGAAAGCATTTATGGGAATGGGAGCTGATAAACG atTGCGTGGCAAGTTCTACTTAAGCACCCGGGAGGAGTCTCCGTTTGGCAAAAACGCCCCTACTCGCACGTGA